A DNA window from Bradyrhizobium sp. CCBAU 53421 contains the following coding sequences:
- a CDS encoding TetR/AcrR family transcriptional regulator — MDVLCARILERHRDSIRVQKPHLAVPNLTRIIGATLTLSNKHGFHATTLRQLAEASGLSMGGLYTYFDSKPTLLSMILGEVAETVAEVLTAPPAGVKQDARKHLHWIIATHIRMSEAMQPWFVFSFMEAKSFPPAERQRAIEMEVMTEKIIADVLKHGVASGVFAIDQVTLTASLIKPLLQDWYVKRAKYRRRGTSIEAYINAVGAFVDAAVAGRTRPSRVATGSRTRSRPTAQP, encoded by the coding sequence ATGGACGTGCTTTGCGCACGCATCCTCGAACGCCACAGGGATTCCATCCGGGTCCAGAAGCCGCATCTCGCCGTTCCGAACCTCACGCGCATCATCGGCGCCACGCTCACGCTTTCCAACAAGCACGGCTTTCACGCCACCACGCTGCGCCAGCTCGCAGAAGCCTCCGGCCTCAGCATGGGCGGCCTTTATACCTATTTCGACAGCAAGCCGACGCTGCTGTCGATGATCCTCGGCGAGGTCGCCGAGACGGTGGCGGAGGTCCTCACCGCACCGCCCGCCGGCGTGAAGCAGGATGCCCGCAAGCATCTGCACTGGATCATCGCCACCCACATTCGCATGAGCGAGGCGATGCAGCCCTGGTTCGTGTTCTCCTTCATGGAGGCGAAATCGTTTCCGCCCGCGGAACGGCAGCGCGCCATCGAGATGGAGGTGATGACCGAGAAGATCATCGCCGACGTCCTGAAGCACGGCGTCGCCAGCGGGGTGTTCGCGATCGACCAGGTCACGCTGACGGCATCGCTGATCAAGCCGCTGCTGCAGGACTGGTACGTCAAGCGCGCCAAGTACCGCAGACGCGGCACCTCGATCGAGGCCTACATCAACGCCGTCGGCGCCTTCGTCGACGCCGCAGTCGCCGGCCGGACGCGGCCGAGCCGTGTCGCGACCGGCTCCCGCACCAGATCCAGGCCGACGGCGCAGCCATAG
- a CDS encoding biopolymer transporter ExbD: MQIQADSKPYDDINITPMLDLAYVLLVIFIIMTTATVQGQKVNLPKASAAPSLATQTTKAITVANDGKIFLDTIPVTLPELEQRLIQQKALTPEFPVVLRGDAQAQYQSVMDVFDLLSRIGLSQVGLATKPLVK, translated from the coding sequence ATGCAGATCCAGGCCGACTCCAAGCCCTATGACGACATCAACATCACGCCGATGCTCGATCTCGCCTACGTGCTGCTGGTGATCTTCATCATCATGACGACGGCGACCGTGCAGGGCCAGAAGGTCAATCTGCCGAAGGCCTCGGCGGCGCCGAGCCTTGCGACCCAAACCACCAAGGCGATCACGGTCGCCAATGACGGCAAGATCTTCCTCGACACCATACCGGTCACGCTGCCCGAGCTCGAGCAGCGGCTGATTCAGCAGAAGGCGCTGACGCCGGAGTTTCCCGTGGTGCTGCGCGGCGACGCGCAGGCGCAGTACCAGAGCGTGATGGACGTGTTCGATCTGCTCAGCCGCATCGGGCTGAGCCAGGTCGGGCTCGCCACCAAGCCGCTCGTGAAGTGA
- a CDS encoding ShlB/FhaC/HecB family hemolysin secretion/activation protein, with product MRVSAAALTVVGSLAAIVPARAAKEAAKDSAAAAAVPAAGKQPAQANAPAQKPSAPLQRFDIDDFAVQGAEKLPQVEIEEAIYPFLGPHKTSEDVEKARAALEKAYHDKGFQTVSVAVPQQNVTGGVVTLKVTELKVGRLRVKNSRYFDLDRIKDSAPSLKEGSVPNFTDVTKDIVSLNQWPDRRVTPALRAGVAPGTVDVDLNVEDKAPFHASLEANNRQSPSTTASRVSATVHYDNLWQLGHSLSFTYQVAPERPSDAEVFSGSYMARVPNADWLSLLFYSVKSNSNVATIGGTNVVGPGTIIGERAVITLPTREGLFHTLSVGMDYKHFDQTVKLGTDGFSSPVTYYPVVATYGATFQDEKFTTQFNAGVSYNIRTLSSPWDEFDAKRFKASPSFTHLNLDVSHTQELPEGFQLYGKVQGQIADGPLVSSEQFSLGGLDTVRGYLESEVLGDNGAVANFELRTPNVGSMLQGELKSETGDGKPRFVTFNDWRFFTFFDGGYTAIQQPLPGQESSFVAWSYGVGTRFKTFDYFNGMVAFSVPGVTQAYTHANSPRVNFRIWGEF from the coding sequence TTGCGCGTGTCGGCTGCGGCACTCACTGTGGTTGGCTCCCTGGCGGCCATCGTTCCGGCGCGCGCGGCGAAGGAGGCGGCGAAAGATTCCGCCGCTGCGGCGGCAGTGCCGGCAGCGGGCAAACAGCCGGCGCAGGCCAATGCGCCGGCGCAAAAGCCGTCGGCGCCGCTGCAGCGCTTCGACATCGACGACTTCGCGGTGCAGGGCGCCGAGAAGTTGCCGCAGGTCGAAATCGAGGAAGCGATCTATCCCTTCCTCGGTCCGCACAAGACCTCGGAAGACGTCGAGAAGGCGCGGGCCGCGCTGGAGAAGGCGTATCACGACAAGGGTTTTCAGACCGTCAGCGTCGCGGTCCCGCAGCAGAACGTGACGGGCGGCGTGGTCACCCTCAAGGTGACCGAGCTGAAGGTCGGGCGGCTGCGAGTGAAGAACTCGCGCTATTTCGATCTCGACCGGATCAAGGACAGCGCGCCTTCGCTGAAGGAGGGCAGCGTTCCCAATTTCACCGATGTCACCAAGGACATCGTGTCGCTCAACCAGTGGCCGGATCGCCGCGTCACTCCGGCGCTGCGCGCCGGCGTGGCGCCGGGCACCGTCGACGTCGATCTCAATGTCGAGGACAAGGCGCCGTTCCACGCCAGCCTCGAAGCCAACAACCGGCAATCGCCGTCCACCACGGCGAGCCGTGTCTCCGCCACCGTACACTATGACAATCTGTGGCAACTCGGCCACTCTCTGAGCTTCACCTATCAGGTCGCGCCGGAGCGCCCGAGCGATGCCGAGGTGTTCTCCGGCTCGTATATGGCGCGCGTGCCCAACGCCGATTGGCTCAGCCTGCTGTTCTACAGCGTGAAGTCGAACAGCAATGTCGCGACTATCGGCGGCACCAACGTGGTCGGTCCCGGCACGATCATCGGCGAGCGCGCCGTGATCACGCTGCCGACGCGCGAAGGCTTGTTCCACACGCTGTCGGTCGGCATGGACTACAAGCATTTCGACCAGACCGTGAAGCTCGGCACCGACGGGTTCTCGTCGCCTGTCACTTATTATCCCGTCGTTGCGACCTACGGGGCGACGTTCCAGGACGAGAAGTTCACGACGCAGTTCAATGCCGGCGTCAGCTACAACATCCGGACGCTGAGCAGCCCGTGGGACGAGTTCGACGCGAAGCGCTTCAAGGCGTCGCCGAGCTTTACCCACCTCAATCTCGACGTCTCGCATACCCAGGAGCTGCCGGAAGGCTTCCAGCTCTACGGCAAGGTGCAGGGGCAGATTGCCGACGGGCCGCTGGTCTCGAGCGAGCAGTTCAGCCTCGGCGGTCTCGATACCGTTCGCGGTTACCTCGAATCCGAGGTGCTCGGCGACAACGGCGCGGTCGCCAATTTCGAGCTGCGCACGCCCAATGTCGGCAGCATGCTGCAAGGCGAGCTCAAGAGCGAAACCGGCGACGGCAAGCCGCGCTTCGTCACCTTCAACGATTGGCGCTTCTTCACATTCTTCGATGGCGGGTACACGGCGATCCAGCAGCCGCTGCCCGGCCAGGAGTCGTCATTCGTCGCATGGAGCTACGGCGTCGGCACGCGGTTCAAGACGTTCGACTACTTCAACGGCATGGTCGCGTTTTCGGTGCCGGGGGTTACTCAAGCATACACGCACGCAAACAGTCCGCGCGTGAATTTCCGAATCTGGGGTGAATTCTGA
- a CDS encoding energy transducer TonB — MTRLFHPEDPSAWTSGEVLRLLLVPAIAALLFVGGIYWIRLQPPAGPASPEQSSIVQVRLLPSPSPAPIPVAPVSEPQTATLASRTEVSPESSDPPLDNLTAAPAREPMPAEPAVPSLRPTPSPADAPPNSVAVKFQQALLRHVARYQRYPNAARLGRLHGAVETLFSMQRDGTLLEVWIKTSSGQAVLDKAAVDAIRRAQPLPSIPSALPDRLNIQITLVFDPA; from the coding sequence ATGACCCGGCTGTTTCACCCCGAGGATCCGAGCGCCTGGACCTCGGGCGAGGTGCTGCGTCTGCTCCTGGTGCCGGCCATCGCGGCCCTGTTGTTCGTCGGGGGAATCTACTGGATCCGGCTGCAGCCGCCGGCTGGACCGGCCAGCCCGGAGCAGAGCTCGATCGTCCAGGTCCGGTTGCTGCCGAGCCCGTCGCCCGCGCCGATTCCGGTTGCGCCGGTGTCGGAGCCGCAAACCGCGACCCTTGCGAGCCGGACCGAGGTGTCGCCGGAGAGTTCCGATCCGCCGCTCGATAATCTGACGGCGGCCCCGGCGCGCGAGCCGATGCCGGCGGAGCCGGCCGTGCCGAGCCTGCGTCCGACGCCGTCGCCTGCCGATGCGCCGCCGAACAGTGTCGCGGTGAAGTTCCAGCAGGCGCTGCTTCGTCACGTCGCGCGCTACCAGCGCTATCCGAACGCTGCGCGGCTCGGGCGGCTGCACGGGGCGGTCGAGACGCTGTTTTCGATGCAGCGGGACGGCACCCTGCTTGAGGTCTGGATCAAGACCAGCTCCGGACAGGCCGTGCTCGACAAGGCTGCGGTCGATGCGATCCGGCGGGCGCAGCCGCTGCCGTCGATCCCGTCGGCGCTGCCCGACCGGCTCAATATTCAGATCACGCTGGTCTTCGACCCGGCCTGA
- a CDS encoding FecR domain-containing protein, which translates to MTEPTRTSGPDPLLDEALDWVVRLKAGAPTRADVDALQRWRAQSPAHEDAFRAAARLLRSASAAAKELADEQATAASVVALPPRSSRLLTRRIVLGGAIAAAAGYMMLRPPLDMWPSIEELSADYRTGKGEQRKVMLAPDVSVELNTQTSVALRPTPNETRIELISGEASVVARRSSSTPLVMLARDGRISALQADFNARCLDGVVSVTCLDGIVTVEQDGRSVQLRKAEQVTYSPAGLQASHPVDAKQVAAWQTGLLIFRDRPLASVVDEVNRYRAGKIIITNAELRRRLVNGTFQVDKLDNFVAQVEQLFGARITSLPGGVVLMS; encoded by the coding sequence GTGACCGAGCCGACCCGCACTTCCGGGCCCGATCCATTGCTGGATGAGGCGCTTGACTGGGTTGTTCGGCTGAAAGCCGGTGCGCCGACACGCGCCGACGTCGATGCGTTGCAGCGCTGGCGCGCGCAAAGTCCCGCCCACGAGGATGCCTTCAGAGCGGCTGCGCGGCTGCTCCGCAGCGCCAGCGCCGCGGCAAAGGAACTTGCCGATGAACAGGCCACGGCAGCCTCCGTGGTGGCGTTGCCGCCCCGGTCATCACGCCTCTTGACGCGCCGCATCGTGCTCGGCGGCGCGATCGCGGCTGCGGCCGGCTATATGATGCTCCGCCCGCCACTCGACATGTGGCCATCGATCGAGGAGCTCTCGGCCGACTACCGGACCGGAAAGGGCGAACAGCGCAAGGTGATGCTGGCGCCGGATGTTTCGGTTGAATTGAACACCCAGACCAGCGTCGCGCTGCGGCCCACGCCGAACGAAACGCGGATCGAGTTGATTTCCGGCGAGGCCTCGGTGGTGGCCCGAAGGTCGTCATCGACGCCGCTGGTGATGCTGGCGCGCGACGGGCGCATCAGCGCGCTGCAGGCCGATTTCAACGCACGCTGTCTCGATGGCGTGGTTTCGGTGACGTGCCTCGACGGCATCGTCACCGTCGAGCAGGACGGCCGCTCCGTGCAGCTTCGCAAGGCAGAGCAGGTCACCTACTCGCCCGCGGGCCTGCAGGCATCGCATCCGGTCGATGCCAAACAGGTCGCTGCCTGGCAGACCGGACTGTTGATCTTCCGCGACCGGCCGCTCGCGAGCGTCGTCGACGAAGTGAACCGGTATCGCGCCGGAAAGATCATCATTACCAACGCGGAACTGAGACGCCGGCTCGTCAACGGCACATTTCAGGTCGACAAGCTCGACAATTTCGTCGCCCAGGTCGAGCAGCTGTTCGGCGCGCGGATCACATCGCTGCCGGGCGGTGTCGTGCTGATGAGCTGA
- a CDS encoding STN domain-containing protein, with amino-acid sequence MTAVGSHGARAGADAPGASATSRYLFAIWAALLIGSICAVAAQQRDSVAASAAIEFNIPAQQLASALQAYGERTGVQVLYESNSATGRKSTPVEGSLTPEDALNLLLTGTDLKVQYIRPDAITLASRAVRADHPPASPLATADLSLGTLQVRATSDGNDTGALRDYSESLQLDLQRALQKNIGSRGGSYQLVVDLWIDPSRTIQRTQLLRSTGDQNRDAAVTAALQGLTVSRTTPANASQPVRIAIRVKSFQ; translated from the coding sequence ATGACGGCAGTTGGATCACATGGTGCACGCGCGGGCGCTGACGCTCCGGGAGCCTCCGCGACGTCGCGGTATCTGTTTGCGATTTGGGCTGCACTGCTGATCGGCAGCATCTGCGCGGTCGCCGCGCAGCAGCGCGACTCCGTCGCGGCATCGGCTGCAATCGAATTCAACATCCCGGCCCAGCAGCTTGCAAGCGCGCTGCAGGCCTACGGCGAGCGAACCGGAGTTCAGGTGCTCTACGAGAGCAATTCTGCGACGGGCCGGAAGTCGACGCCGGTCGAGGGCAGTCTCACGCCCGAGGATGCATTGAATCTGCTTCTGACGGGAACCGACCTGAAGGTGCAGTACATTCGCCCGGATGCGATCACGCTTGCGTCGCGTGCCGTGCGCGCCGACCATCCGCCGGCGAGCCCGCTTGCGACCGCGGATCTGTCGCTCGGCACGCTGCAGGTGCGGGCGACCAGCGACGGCAACGACACCGGCGCGCTGCGCGACTACAGCGAGAGCCTGCAGCTCGACCTGCAAAGGGCATTGCAGAAGAATATCGGATCGCGCGGCGGCAGCTATCAGCTCGTCGTCGACCTGTGGATCGATCCCTCGCGCACGATCCAGCGAACCCAGTTGTTGCGCTCGACCGGCGATCAGAACCGCGATGCGGCGGTGACCGCGGCGTTGCAAGGCTTGACCGTCAGCCGGACCACGCCCGCGAATGCGTCACAGCCGGTGCGGATCGCGATCCGGGTGAAATCGTTCCAATGA
- a CDS encoding RNA polymerase sigma factor, with product MAEINRVRLRGQLADNYDGLVKKLTRRLGSSDFAYEALHETFLRLERVTDAVPIRSPADYIFRIAINIARDRQKAQNLRVSAAEIDSLLDVSDDGPSPARIVEARSDIDAFKRALAELPERSRDVLYSVTIEGRTPNDVATRLGVSVRTVESDLKLALSHCADCLDYTLIRRLGGPRPRS from the coding sequence GTGGCTGAAATCAATCGAGTGCGGCTGCGGGGCCAGCTGGCAGACAACTACGACGGCCTCGTCAAGAAATTGACCCGTCGTCTGGGATCGTCGGACTTCGCGTACGAAGCCCTGCACGAGACGTTCCTGCGGCTGGAGCGGGTCACTGACGCCGTGCCGATCCGCAGCCCCGCCGACTATATCTTCCGGATCGCGATCAACATCGCCCGGGATCGCCAGAAGGCGCAGAATCTGCGCGTCAGCGCCGCCGAAATCGACTCATTGCTCGACGTCAGCGACGACGGACCGAGCCCGGCGAGAATCGTCGAGGCGCGATCCGATATTGATGCCTTCAAGCGCGCGCTGGCCGAACTGCCAGAGCGGTCGCGCGATGTTCTTTACAGTGTTACGATCGAGGGACGGACGCCGAACGATGTGGCAACCCGCCTCGGCGTCAGCGTGCGAACAGTGGAAAGCGATTTGAAGTTGGCCCTGAGCCATTGTGCCGATTGCCTCGACTATACGCTGATCCGTCGTCTCGGCGGTCCTCGTCCCCGTTCTTGA
- a CDS encoding DUF2341 domain-containing protein — translation MGMGLTLERRTRRPALRRGIANAATALLFGLVALVASLAPANAWWNDEWSLRKKITVDVSASGANVTDPIGAAAVLVRLHVGNFRFSAAKDDGSDLRFVAGDDKTPLKHHIEKFDSLLGEGLVWVAVPNLAPGARTDIWLYYGNKKALATSDPKGTYDPDTLTVYHFNERGTPAIDSSVWANNAQSVGQPADGSLIGTGLRLDGRAPVTVPASPSLASPDGAALTWSAWIKPAALQPNAALFSRRDGANALVVGIDNGSPFVEVSNAGSVQRSGAGAPLAAGSWHHVAVVAGNGQVTLYLDGVSYAALSASLPALNTVGLIGGDSSTSSASPIAPATAPSAATPSVPPDASAADGGATPAATPDAAATPAPAPAAAMAGFVGDIDELQISKVARPAGLIKVMAIGQGPDQAKLMAFSVDEETASWLSGYFAVILKSVTLDGWVVIGILLIMAAISWVVMIDKASYLNKQARANAQFMKGFREIAADLTMLDRGDADDVSTLGGRLTEADAKMMRSSSLYRIYHIGAAEIRHRFNNSQRAPVLSAVSIAAIRAALDSGVVKEMQRLNRMMVVLTIAISGGPFLGLLGTVVGVMITFAAIAASGDVNVNAIAPGIAAALVATVAGLGVAIPALFGYNYLISRIKDLTNDIQVFVDEFVTKMAEFYSADRPDPIEHRIAAE, via the coding sequence ATGGGGATGGGTCTTACTCTCGAGCGGCGCACGCGCCGGCCGGCGCTGCGCCGAGGCATCGCGAACGCCGCGACGGCATTGTTGTTCGGGCTCGTCGCCCTGGTGGCGTCGCTCGCGCCGGCGAATGCGTGGTGGAACGACGAATGGTCGTTGCGCAAGAAGATCACGGTCGACGTCAGCGCATCAGGTGCCAATGTTACCGATCCGATCGGGGCGGCCGCGGTGTTGGTGCGACTGCATGTCGGGAATTTCCGCTTCAGCGCGGCGAAGGACGACGGCAGCGATCTGCGGTTCGTCGCCGGTGACGACAAGACGCCGCTGAAGCATCACATCGAGAAGTTCGACTCACTGCTGGGCGAGGGCCTGGTCTGGGTCGCGGTGCCGAACCTCGCGCCGGGCGCGCGGACCGATATCTGGCTCTATTACGGCAACAAGAAAGCGCTCGCGACCAGCGATCCCAAGGGAACCTACGATCCGGATACGCTGACGGTTTATCACTTCAACGAGCGTGGCACGCCGGCGATCGATTCCTCGGTATGGGCGAACAACGCCCAAAGCGTCGGCCAGCCGGCGGACGGCTCGCTGATCGGGACCGGCTTGCGGCTCGACGGCCGCGCGCCGGTGACCGTGCCGGCCTCGCCGTCGCTCGCGTCGCCGGATGGTGCCGCGCTGACCTGGTCGGCCTGGATCAAGCCGGCTGCCTTGCAGCCGAACGCTGCGCTGTTCAGCCGGCGTGACGGCGCCAACGCGCTGGTGGTCGGTATCGACAACGGCAGTCCGTTTGTCGAAGTCAGCAATGCAGGCTCCGTACAACGCTCGGGCGCCGGAGCACCGCTGGCGGCCGGTAGCTGGCACCATGTCGCCGTCGTTGCCGGAAACGGCCAGGTCACGCTGTATCTCGACGGCGTATCCTACGCCGCGCTCAGTGCAAGCCTGCCGGCTCTCAATACCGTTGGCCTGATCGGAGGAGACTCGTCGACCTCCAGTGCCTCTCCGATCGCGCCTGCGACGGCCCCGTCCGCAGCGACACCATCAGTGCCCCCTGATGCGTCGGCTGCGGACGGTGGCGCCACGCCCGCGGCGACGCCGGATGCGGCGGCAACGCCGGCACCTGCGCCCGCTGCCGCTATGGCCGGCTTCGTCGGCGACATCGACGAATTGCAGATCAGCAAGGTCGCGCGCCCCGCCGGTCTCATCAAGGTGATGGCGATCGGGCAGGGCCCTGACCAGGCCAAGCTGATGGCCTTCAGCGTCGACGAGGAGACCGCAAGCTGGCTGTCCGGCTACTTCGCGGTGATCCTGAAGTCGGTGACGCTCGACGGCTGGGTGGTGATCGGCATTCTGCTGATCATGGCCGCGATCAGCTGGGTGGTGATGATCGACAAGGCCTCGTATCTCAACAAGCAGGCCAGGGCGAACGCCCAGTTCATGAAGGGCTTCCGCGAGATCGCCGCCGATCTCACCATGCTGGATCGCGGCGATGCCGACGACGTCTCGACGCTGGGCGGACGGCTCACCGAGGCCGACGCCAAGATGATGCGCTCGTCCTCGCTCTACCGCATCTATCACATCGGCGCCGCGGAAATCCGCCATCGCTTCAACAACTCGCAGCGCGCGCCGGTGCTGTCGGCGGTCTCGATCGCGGCGATCCGTGCGGCGCTCGATAGCGGCGTGGTCAAGGAGATGCAGCGGCTCAACCGCATGATGGTGGTGCTGACCATCGCGATCTCCGGTGGACCGTTCCTCGGCCTGCTCGGCACCGTGGTCGGCGTCATGATCACCTTCGCTGCGATCGCGGCGAGCGGCGACGTCAACGTCAATGCGATCGCGCCCGGCATCGCCGCGGCGCTGGTGGCGACCGTCGCCGGCCTCGGCGTCGCGATCCCGGCGCTGTTCGGCTACAACTACTTGATCTCCCGGATCAAGGACCTGACCAACGACATTCAGGTCTTCGTCGACGAGTTCGTGACCAAGATGGCGGAATTCTATTCCGCCGACCGGCCGGACCCGATCGAACACCGCATCGCCGCGGAGTAA